In one window of Dromaius novaehollandiae isolate bDroNov1 chromosome W, bDroNov1.hap1, whole genome shotgun sequence DNA:
- the LOC135324181 gene encoding phosphoserine aminotransferase-like: MECGRQVANFGAGPAKLPRSVLLEAQKELVDYKGLGISVLEMSHRTSDFTKIVNTAENLLRELLNIPENYKVIFLQGGGSGQFSAVPLNLIDLKEGRHADYVVTGAWSAKAAKEAEKYAKVNIVHPKLGTYTKIPDPSTWNLNPDASYVYYCANETVHGVEFDFVPDVKGAVLVCDMSSSFLSKPVDVSKFGVIFAGAQKNVGCAGVTVVIVHEDLLGFALKECPAVLDYKTQATNGSLYNTPPCYSIYIMGLVLEWIKNNGGAAAMDKLSSIKSRMIYDIIDKSNGFYVCPVEKKNQSRMNVPFRIGSVKGDEALEKKFLEKAVELNMISLKGHRSVGGIRASLYNAVTVEDVQKLATFMRSFMQMHQS; the protein is encoded by the exons ATGGAGTGTGGGCGGCAGGTGGCGAACTTCGGGGCCGGACCGGCGAAGCTGCCGCGCTCC gtATTActagaagcacagaaagaattgGTGGACTACAAAGGACTTGGTATTAGTGTTCTTG AAATGAGCCATCGGACCTCCGATTTCACAAAAATTGTAAATACAGCTGAAAATCTCTTGCGTGAATTGCT AAATATACCAGAAAActacaaagttatttttctccAAGGAGGTGGATCTGGTCAGTTCAGTGCAGTCCCACTTAATCTGATTGACCTAAAGGAGGGAAGACATGCAGATTATGTGGTTACTGGAGCTTGGTCAGCAAAAGCAGCTAAAGAAGCAGAGAAGTATGCCAAAGTGAATATTGTCCATCCTAAACTAGGAACCTATACGA AAATACCTGACCCGAGCACTTGGAATCTTAATCCAGATGCATCTTATGTCTATTACTGTGCTAATGAAACTGTTCATGGGGTAGAGTTTGACTTTGTACCTGATGTCAAAGGAGCAGTTTTGGTTTGTGATATGTCATCAAGCTTCCTGTCCAAACCTGTGGATGTTTCTAAG TTTGGTGTGATTTTTGCTGGTGCTCAGAAGAACGTTGGCTGTGCTGGAGTTACTGTTGTAATAGTCCATGAGGACTTGCTGGGATTTGCACTGAAAGAATGCCCTGCAGTACTGGATTACAAAACACAAGCAACAAATGGCTCTTTATATAACACTCCACCATGCTACAG CATCTATATCATGGGATTGGTACTGGAATGGATAAAGAATAATGGTGGGGCTGCAGCTATGGATAAACTTAGCTCAATCAAATCACGAATGATTTATGACATTATAGACAAATCTAATGGATTCTATGT ATGCCCAGTGGAGAAAAAGAACCAAAGCAGAATGAACGTCCCCTTCCGCATTGGCAGTGTCAAGGGGGATGAAGCCCTGGAAAAGAAATTCCTTGAGAAAGCCGTGGAACTTAACATGATATCTCTGAAAGGACATCG ATCCGTGGGAGGAATTCGTGCCTCTTTGTATAATGCAGTGACTGTAGAAGATGTTCAGAAGCTTGCAACATTCATGAGAAGCTTCATGCAGATGCATCAGTCATAA